Proteins found in one Anopheles aquasalis chromosome 3, idAnoAquaMG_Q_19, whole genome shotgun sequence genomic segment:
- the LOC126579074 gene encoding uncharacterized protein LOC126579074 encodes MSNLLRLGFLGGGKMAQAMANGFISAGLTRGENMVASFHPSDTMNIEAFKTFGAETHTENLPVVKQSEIIFISVKPSVVSDVLAAVRPASAGKLFISIAMGVTLRELENSLESNARVIRVMPNTPALVRAGATVYVRGTAATEDDCQVTQTLFKAVGTCEEVTEAMMDPITALSGSGPAYVFVMIEALADGAVRMGLPRDLAYRLASQTVLGSGKLVRETGRHPGQLKDDVTSPAGSTAAGLSHLEQNAFRHAVSGAVETATVRCRQISSK; translated from the exons ATGAGCAACTTGTTGAGGCTAGGTTTTCTGGGAGGTGGCAAAATGGCCCAAGCCATGGCCAATGGGTTTATTTCGGCCG GACTGACCAGAGGAGAAAACATGGTAGCAAGTTTCCACCCTTCGGACACAATGAACATAGAGGCGTTCAAAACGTTCGGTGCAGAAACGCACACCGAGAATCTACCGGTGGTGAAGCAATCGGAAATCATATTCATCTCGGTCAAACCATCCGTGGTCTCGGACGTTCTTGCAGCGGTGCGCCCCGCCAGTGCCGGTAAACTGTTCATATCGATTGCGATGGGTGTTACATTGAGAGAGCTCGAAAAT TCATTGGAATCAAACGCTCGTGTGATCCGTGTTATGCCAAACACACCCGCTTTGGTACGGGCCGGGGCCACGGTTTACGTGCGAGGTACAGCGGCGACCGAAGATGATTGCCAAGTGACGCAGACTCTGTTCAAAGCCGTTGGTACATGCGAGGAAGTCACGGAAGCAATGATGGATCCCATTACCGCGCTTTCCGGCAGCGGTCCAGCTTATGTGTTTGTTATGATAGAAGCATTGGCggacggtgcggtgcgcatgGGGTTACCCCGTGATTTGGCTTATCGCTTAGCCTCACAAACAGTACTGGGCTCGGGCAAGCTGGTCCGAGAGACTGGTCGCCATCCCGGACAGCTGAAGGATGATGTTACCAGCCCAGCCGgctcaactgctgctggtttgtcTCACTTAGAACAAAATG CATTCCGACATGCCGTCAGCGGTGCAGTAGAAACAGCCACCGTTAGATGTCGTCAAATTTCCAGCAAGTGA